From Bicyclus anynana chromosome 18, ilBicAnyn1.1, whole genome shotgun sequence, a single genomic window includes:
- the LOC112045937 gene encoding uncharacterized protein LOC112045937 gives METYPSQPTYLIGNLTTKCRVLGTYQRAHHASWNTNMLLKIENELLQSHRQRETTGIKKLYNSFFVLF, from the coding sequence ATGGAGACCTACCCCAGCCAACCAACGTATCTGATCGGCAATCTCACTACCAAGTGCAGGGTACTTGGTACCTACCAGCGCGCCCACCACGCTAGTTGGAACACCAATATGCTCTTAAAAATCGAGAACGAACTATTGCAAAGCCATAGACAAAGAGAGACGACCGGCATAAAGAAGTTATACAACTCGTTCTTCGTTCTATTTTAA